DNA from Gemmatimonadota bacterium:
GAACAATTCTTTTATCCATTCAAAGACAATGTCTTCGATCACATCGTCTTCAGCCACGTAATCGAACACCTGACGGATATCCCGCGCGTAATGGAAGAAATCTGGCGTATCTCCAGCCCTAATGCTTATCTGGAAGGCGCCACACCCCACTTTTCCTCGTCCAGTTCCTATAACGATCCCACCCATCGCCACCATCTCAGCTACCGCACCTTCGATTATCTGTCCGAGCCATTTCCGGACCCTCCCGGCAAACTGCGTCGATTTTTGAATATCTTTTACAACCCCGGAGTCCTCGAACACCGTCCGAAAGTGGCTAAAAAATTCCAAAAAATCGAAGTCCGGCTCACATTCAACCCTCTCTTTCGCAGACTGGGCATCGAATGGCTGGCAAACATCTATCCCGAACTATACGAATCCTTTTTTGCTTTTATCATTCCCGCCCGAGACATTGTTTTTCGCCTGAAAGCAATAAAATAATTAGAATTTGACCTTTCCCCCTCAAAACCCTATTTTTTTCCTCTCAATCTTATATCCATCGGCCAAATCACGAACTAAAAGCGCATCCATGAAAACCCTCCTCGTCACTGGTTCATCGGGCCTCATCGGCTCAGAAGTCTGCATCTATTTTGCCGAACAGGGATATATAGTCCACGGCATTGACAACAACCAGCGCGCCGTCTTTTTTGGTCCCCAGGGAGACACGCGCTGGAATCAAAAACGCCTCAACACCGTCTTAAAACACTTCCACCACCAC
Protein-coding regions in this window:
- a CDS encoding methyltransferase domain-containing protein; its protein translation is MKRILDLGCGSNKSAGAIGADITRGSAADVIVNLEQFFYPFKDNVFDHIVFSHVIEHLTDIPRVMEEIWRISSPNAYLEGATPHFSSSSSYNDPTHRHHLSYRTFDYLSEPFPDPPGKLRRFLNIFYNPGVLEHRPKVAKKFQKIEVRLTFNPLFRRLGIEWLANIYPELYESFFAFIIPARDIVFRLKAIK